Part of the Gemmatimonadaceae bacterium genome is shown below.
CTGAAGGTCCACTACACGACCCTCGGGGCACCTCGCAAGGATGCCAAGGGCGTGGTCCGCAATGCCGTCATGATCCTGCACGGCACCGGCGGCACCGGGCGCGCGTTTCTGTCCAATACGTACGCCGGCGAACTGTTCGGCCCCGGTCAGCTGCTCGACAGCAGCAAGTACTACATCATCCTGCCCGACGGCATCGGCCACGGTGGCTCGAGCAAGCCGAGCGACGGGCTGCACGCCAAGTTCCCCAAGTACACCTACGACGACATGGTGCAGGCGCAGTACCGCCTGCTCACCGAGTCGCTCGGCGTGAACCATCTGCGCCTCATCATGGGCACGTCGATGGGGTGCATGCACAGCTGGGTGTGGGGGTACACGTACCCCGCCTTCATGGACGGCCTGGCGCCGCTCGCCTGCGTGCCGCAGCAGATCGCCGGCCGCAACCGCATGGTGCGCACCATGGCCATGGACTTCATCAAGAACGACCCGGCGTGGAAGGGCGGGGAGTACACCACGCAACCGCCGGGGATGCGCGCCGCAATGGGGATGCTTTATCTCATGTCGAGCGCGCCGCTCCTGCAGCAGGCCCAGGCGCCCACGCGCGACAAGGCCGACTCGGTCATTCGGGCGTACCTCGATGGTCGCATGCAGAGCACCGACGCGAACGACTTCCTGTATCAGTTCGACGCGTCGCGTGACTATGACCCGAGCGCGCACCTCGCGCAGATCAGCGCACCGGCGCTGTTCATCAACTCGGCCGATGACTTCGTGAACCCGCCGGAGCTGGGACTCGCCGAGCGGTACGCGAAGCAGATGCCCAAGACGCAGTTCATCATGCTGCCGACCACGCCGGAGACGCGCGGGCACGGCACGCACTCCGTCCCCAAGATCTGGGGGACGCATCTCGCCACGTTCCTCGGCGCGCTGCCGGAGCGCTGAGTGGCCATTCTGCGGGTTCCCCTGACGACGCTGATCCTGCGCGCATTGCGTCTCCGCTGTCCGCACTGCGGTGGTGGCAAGATCTTCGCGGGCTTCGGCAAGCTCAAGTCGAACTGCCCGACGTGCGGGCTGCGGCTCGAACGGGGGGAAGGCGACTATTTCGTCGGTGCGTACCTGTTCAATCTCATCGCCGTTGAACTCATTCTGTTCTTCTGCGTCTGCGGTTTCGTGTATGTCACGTGGCCCGATCCGCCCTGGGACTTCATCACGTACACGACCGGCTTCCTGATGCTGTCGGGGTGTGTGCTCTGCTATCCCTTCGCGAAGGTCACGTGGCTGGCGGTGGACATCGCCATTCGTCCGCTGTCCGACGAGGAGTTGCAGTGGCATCAGGTGGGTGGCGAGCTCGGTGAGCAGGAGCTCCCGCACGTTTGACCGCGTCGAGCGGGCGCGCTTCGGCGCGCTCGCCGGCTTCGAGCTCCGCGCGCAGGCGCGGGAGCCGCTCACCACGCTCTATGCGCTGGTCTTCTTTCTGCTCGCGCTGGGCTATGCGGCGAGCGATGCGGTGGAGCTGGTCTCCAATCGCGGCGCGGTGCCGCGCACGAGCCCGTGGGCGCTCATGCTGGCGTTCGGCGGGCTCACGGCGTTCGGACAGGTGATCACCACCATGATCGCCACGACCGCGATGCTGCGTGACGAAGCCCTGGGCGTTCGCGGGCTCGTGGCCACGACGGGTGTGGCTCCGCAGACCTGGCTCGCCGCGCGCCTTGCCGGCGCCTGGGGCGTGATGCTCGCCGTCTATCTCGCCATGCCGCTGGGGGTGCTCACCGGCACGCTGCTCCGCGCCGTCGCCGGAGGCGACACGATGCCGGCGTTTGCGGTGCTGGCCCACGCCGCGCGGGCGTTCGCGATCATCACCGTGCCCACCACGATCCTGGTGACGGTGTGCCTCGCCGCCGCGGCCGTGCGTACGCAGCGCGTGCTGGGCGTTCTGATCGCGGCACTCGCGCTGGTGGCGGTCTGGCAGTGTGCGCTGACACTCGAAAGCCGCGCGGCCTGGCGCACCGTGGGCGCGCTCCTCGATCCATTCGCGAACGCCCCCGTGCTGGCGGCCGCGCATGGCTGGAGCGACGCCGAAAAGTCCACGCGCCTCGTGCCGGGCACCGGTGTGCTGCTGGCCAATCGCGTGCTCTGGCTCGGCGTGGCGGCCGCGCTCGTCGCGTGGCTGCTGACGCGCGGCCGCGCGCGGCTCTTTGCTCCCGCCACCCACCCTGCGAGCACGGTGCAGGGGCGGGCCGCCGCGCGCGTGATCGCCGCGCTCGCTCACGCCACCAGCGCCCGCGAGTCACTCCGACTGTTCACGCGGGGCTGGATCACGCTCGACGGCGGCTGGCGGGCGGTGTCGGCGCTGGCGGTGCTCAATGCCGGCGCGAACGCTTGGGCCGCGACGCGCGGCGCGGCCTCCGCGGCCACCATTCTCGACGCGGTATACACCCACTCCCGCCTCTTTCTCATTCTCCTCGCGACCGTCTACGCGGGCGAGCTCGTGTGGCGGGAGCGCGATGTGCGCGTGGCCAGTGTGCTCGACGCCATCGGCGTGGCGCCCCGCGCGTTGTTCACCGGTCGGCTGCTGGGAGTGGTGCAGGCGCAGCTGGCCGTCATTGGGCCGCTGGTGCTCGTCGGGGCGCTGCTGGCCTTCGGGAGTGCCCCCACGCTGCGAACGGCGGCGCTCATCCTCACATGGGCCGTCTTCACGCTCTGGTTGCCCTTCGTGCAGCTCACCGCGCTGTCGCTCGCGGTGCACGCGCTGCTCAATCACAAGGTTGCCGCGCACCTGGTACTCATCACCGGCTGGGTGATGGCCGTCGTGCTCGACCGACAGGGCGTGAGCGCGTGGTGGGTGCGTTTCGCCGAGCCGGCGCCGCTGCTGCTGCAGGATGCGATTCCGCTGGCCCTCCATGCACAACGCGGCGCCTACTGGAGTGCCGTAGGCGCCGCGTTGCTGTGGGTGGCGTACCGGTGGTGGCCCACCGGTACGGTTCTGCGGGTTACTTCTCGGCGATGATCAGATAGCGCGACGGCGCCCAGAACTTGGCCGGATCGGTGATACGGATGCTTTCGCCACGGAACGAGCCGTCCTTTTCCTTCTTGGCGACTTCGATCAGCCCCACGTCGTGGCGCGAGACGATCTTGTACGCCCGGTCGCCCTTGGGGAGCGGAATCGTGAGCGTCTGCCGGCGATCGGCGCCGGTGAACTTGGCTTCGGGGATCGAGCGCGCCGGCACGAGCGTCTTGCCGAGCTTGACGATCA
Proteins encoded:
- a CDS encoding alpha/beta fold hydrolase; translated protein: MRPSLPQWLVRTATTLLLAAPLPLAAQGSWARAGKQGDATFRNFRFTTGETLPELKVHYTTLGAPRKDAKGVVRNAVMILHGTGGTGRAFLSNTYAGELFGPGQLLDSSKYYIILPDGIGHGGSSKPSDGLHAKFPKYTYDDMVQAQYRLLTESLGVNHLRLIMGTSMGCMHSWVWGYTYPAFMDGLAPLACVPQQIAGRNRMVRTMAMDFIKNDPAWKGGEYTTQPPGMRAAMGMLYLMSSAPLLQQAQAPTRDKADSVIRAYLDGRMQSTDANDFLYQFDASRDYDPSAHLAQISAPALFINSADDFVNPPELGLAERYAKQMPKTQFIMLPTTPETRGHGTHSVPKIWGTHLATFLGALPER
- a CDS encoding DUF983 domain-containing protein — translated: MAILRVPLTTLILRALRLRCPHCGGGKIFAGFGKLKSNCPTCGLRLERGEGDYFVGAYLFNLIAVELILFFCVCGFVYVTWPDPPWDFITYTTGFLMLSGCVLCYPFAKVTWLAVDIAIRPLSDEELQWHQVGGELGEQELPHV